One segment of Methanobacterium formicicum DSM 3637 DNA contains the following:
- the wecB gene encoding non-hydrolyzing UDP-N-acetylglucosamine 2-epimerase codes for MKIFTVLGARPQFIKAALVSKELRKNHTEVLIHTGQHYDKRLSEVFFEEMGIPQPDYNLGIGSSSHAHQTGLMMIEIEKLLSSENPDLVLLYGDTNSTLAGALSAAKLQIPIAHVEAGPRMYDKSVPEEINRVMTDHISTLLFAPTVRAMENLNKEGLFEGVYLTGDVMLDNFKYFLKKAEKGSQILDTLNLEKKDYILVTIHRARNTDVEKNLRNIVDALLIISKETDILFPLHPRTKKFLTEYELMDTLIKSPNIHLIKPVGYLDMLFITKNSKIIVTDSGGLQKEAYFAKVPCITVDTSTGWPETVQQGENKIFDNVNNGFINSDKIINAIRTFQTSNKYKNIFGDGNASTKIENIITGFF; via the coding sequence ATGAAAATTTTTACAGTTTTAGGTGCAAGACCACAATTCATAAAGGCAGCTCTAGTTTCTAAAGAATTGAGGAAAAATCATACAGAAGTTCTTATTCATACGGGTCAACATTATGATAAAAGATTATCAGAAGTTTTTTTTGAAGAAATGGGAATCCCTCAACCGGATTACAATTTGGGAATTGGATCCAGTAGCCATGCTCATCAGACTGGTCTAATGATGATAGAAATAGAGAAATTACTATCATCTGAAAATCCGGATCTTGTTTTATTATATGGAGATACAAATTCTACATTGGCCGGTGCTTTATCTGCAGCCAAATTACAAATTCCTATAGCTCATGTTGAAGCAGGCCCCCGGATGTATGATAAATCAGTTCCTGAAGAGATAAATCGAGTCATGACGGACCATATTTCAACCCTCTTATTCGCCCCAACAGTAAGAGCTATGGAAAATCTGAATAAAGAAGGTTTATTTGAAGGAGTCTACTTAACCGGAGACGTTATGCTGGATAACTTCAAATATTTCCTTAAAAAAGCCGAAAAAGGTTCACAAATATTGGATACATTGAATTTGGAAAAAAAGGATTATATTCTGGTAACTATCCATAGAGCAAGGAATACTGATGTGGAAAAAAACTTAAGAAATATAGTTGATGCACTTTTAATAATTTCAAAGGAAACAGATATTTTATTCCCATTACATCCACGGACTAAAAAGTTTTTGACAGAATATGAATTAATGGACACATTAATCAAATCCCCCAACATACATCTCATTAAACCAGTTGGATATTTAGATATGTTATTTATTACAAAAAATTCAAAAATAATTGTGACGGATTCAGGTGGTTTACAAAAAGAAGCCTATTTTGCTAAAGTCCCTTGTATTACTGTTGATACATCTACAGGGTGGCCTGAAACAGTCCAACAAGGAGAAAATAAAATTTTTGATAATGTGAATAATGGTTTTATCAATAGCGACAAGATAATAAATGCCATTAGAACATTCCAAACCTCAAATAAATATAAGAATATATTTGGTGATGGAAATGCATCTACGAAAATAGAAAATATCATAACTGGCTTTTTTTGA
- a CDS encoding DegT/DnrJ/EryC1/StrS aminotransferase family protein yields MNVPLLDLKRQYQTIKSKIDYSIQEVIDSQSFILGDIVADFEDRISKYCGTKNAIGVASGTDALLLSLRAQDISKKVITSPFTFFATAGAIHNAGGITQFVDIDSETYNINPHEIEKTLKQNKDIEAIIPVHLFGLSSEMETIIELVEDNNLALIEDAAQAIGANYHGSKIGSMGTTCFSFFPSKNLGGFGDGGVITTNDDELADKIRTLRVHGSKPKYYHHVIGYNSRLDAIQAAILNVKLDYLDKWTDERIKNAKFYNKSLMNVEGLKIPYTPENQKHVFNQYTIRIGNSQRDALKQFLENKGVSTAIYYPLPLHLQPCFSPLNYKDGDFANSEKACQEVLSLPIFPELEKEEQKYVIDCILEFFDN; encoded by the coding sequence ATGAATGTGCCACTACTTGATCTTAAAAGACAATATCAAACAATCAAATCAAAAATAGACTATTCAATTCAAGAAGTCATAGATTCTCAAAGCTTTATATTGGGAGATATAGTTGCAGATTTTGAAGATCGAATATCAAAATATTGTGGCACAAAGAATGCAATTGGTGTTGCCAGTGGAACTGACGCACTTTTATTATCATTGCGAGCACAGGATATATCAAAAAAAGTTATCACATCTCCTTTCACATTTTTTGCTACTGCTGGCGCGATTCATAATGCAGGGGGAATTACACAGTTTGTCGACATTGATTCAGAAACTTACAATATAAATCCCCATGAAATTGAGAAAACTCTCAAGCAAAATAAGGATATTGAAGCAATCATACCGGTTCACCTTTTTGGTTTATCCTCAGAAATGGAAACTATCATTGAATTAGTAGAAGATAATAATTTGGCTTTAATAGAAGATGCAGCTCAAGCCATTGGCGCTAATTACCATGGATCTAAAATAGGATCAATGGGAACTACATGTTTTAGTTTTTTCCCCTCAAAAAATCTTGGGGGTTTTGGGGATGGAGGGGTAATTACCACCAATGATGATGAACTAGCAGATAAAATTCGAACATTAAGAGTGCATGGTTCCAAACCTAAATATTATCACCATGTTATCGGTTACAATAGCCGGTTAGATGCTATCCAAGCAGCCATTCTAAATGTTAAATTAGATTACTTAGACAAATGGACAGATGAAAGGATAAAAAATGCCAAATTTTATAATAAATCTTTAATGAATGTTGAAGGATTGAAAATACCTTACACCCCTGAAAATCAAAAACATGTTTTTAATCAATACACAATAAGGATTGGAAACTCTCAAAGGGATGCTTTAAAACAATTTTTAGAAAATAAAGGGGTTAGTACTGCCATTTATTACCCCCTACCACTCCATCTACAGCCTTGTTTCTCCCCTTTAAATTATAAAGATGGAGATTTTGCAAATAGTGAAAAGGCCTGTCAAGAAGTTTTATCATTACCAATATTTCCAGAATTGGAAAAAGAAGAGCAAAAATATGTAATTGATTGTATTTTGGAATTTTTTGATAATTAG
- a CDS encoding flippase → MIKYLKKILNNENYKRIIENIVSLFSLQGLTYILPLITFPYLTRVLGPDKYGQIAFAAAFITYFQTFTDYGFNLSATREVSLNRDNDDKISEIFSSIFIVKIILMTISLIIMTIIVFSFDIFRSNWILYYFTFGILIGRDLLLTNWLFQGMEKMRYITILNIGTSIIYTLSIFVFVKESSDYLYVPLINSFGSLIIGLVSLRLINKEFNVKFIRPTLDDIIHQFKEGFHLYISTLGSSLYLTSTRFILGLFVSDAVLGYYTVAETLTSAFKGLISPISQAIYPYISRLQSENPIKAKKDLKKILIVMGTLTFILSIVVALCAPILIKLLAGENYAQSIPILQILIFTVFAVGINNVLGIQGLVAFGYKEKFSKIIVFAGIFNVIILVGLIILLGSIGAAIAVVTTEFLICIIEYIILRRVKIL, encoded by the coding sequence ATGATAAAATATCTAAAAAAAATATTAAATAATGAAAATTATAAAAGAATTATAGAAAATATAGTTTCATTATTCAGTTTGCAGGGATTAACCTATATTTTACCATTAATAACATTCCCCTATTTGACAAGAGTTCTTGGACCAGATAAATATGGACAAATTGCATTTGCGGCCGCTTTTATAACATATTTCCAAACTTTCACAGATTATGGATTTAATTTATCTGCGACAAGAGAAGTTTCGTTAAATAGAGATAATGATGATAAAATCTCTGAGATTTTTAGTTCAATTTTCATCGTGAAAATAATTTTAATGACAATAAGTTTAATTATAATGACAATCATTGTTTTTAGTTTTGATATTTTCAGAAGTAACTGGATTTTATACTATTTTACATTTGGAATACTTATTGGAAGAGATTTACTCCTCACAAATTGGTTATTTCAAGGTATGGAAAAAATGAGGTATATAACTATACTAAATATTGGAACAAGTATAATTTACACACTTTCAATATTCGTATTTGTAAAAGAATCATCAGATTATTTATATGTTCCATTAATAAATTCATTTGGAAGCCTCATAATAGGATTAGTTTCCTTAAGACTTATAAACAAAGAATTTAATGTTAAATTTATAAGGCCAACCTTAGATGATATAATTCATCAATTTAAAGAGGGATTCCATTTGTATATTTCTACTTTGGGATCAAGTCTTTACTTAACATCAACACGATTTATTCTAGGCCTATTTGTAAGTGATGCTGTTTTGGGATATTACACTGTGGCTGAAACACTTACAAGCGCATTCAAAGGTTTAATAAGTCCTATAAGCCAAGCAATTTATCCCTATATTTCCAGATTGCAATCTGAAAATCCAATCAAAGCAAAAAAAGATTTAAAAAAGATCTTAATAGTTATGGGAACCCTAACATTTATATTATCAATAGTTGTTGCATTATGTGCGCCAATATTAATAAAATTATTAGCTGGTGAAAATTACGCTCAAAGTATACCCATATTGCAAATTCTAATTTTCACTGTTTTCGCAGTTGGAATAAATAATGTGCTTGGAATTCAAGGATTGGTAGCATTTGGTTATAAAGAAAAGTTTTCAAAAATAATTGTTTTCGCTGGAATCTTCAATGTTATCATATTAGTTGGATTAATAATACTATTAGGGTCTATTGGTGCAGCCATCGCAGTTGTTACAACCGAATTCCTTATTTGTATTATAGAATATATTATTTTAAGGAGGGTTAAAATATTATAA